atggggggctggtggggggttgttggagggaggagtaatggtggaggggttggtggagggaggagtaatggtgaaaaggtgatcaaactgccagattaccaatcggtaaatgatataccGATATCAATATAAGAATCGGTTAACGattaaccgatattgttcttcgtgttctgggtaatgggataaaggtgttcatactgaggaacaataacggtaaatcatttaccgattgttattttgacatcggcaaatcatttaccgatgagtagttttggaataaaaaaaaaatgctggggcgcgtagcctaaagggtggggtgccaaacccaaatccctggTTCCTTTTGTTAGAAGGTACTTGCTACCATACCACAATATTTAATTTGGGTATGATACATGAAATGATAGGGACCAATTAGAATCAACTAGGTGGCATTAATtaatcattttctccttttattttttttatgaaataaatattatttttaatttcattatttacTGAATAGTCCTCAGTTAATGTATCAATTAAGAATAACCCTCACTCTCTCCTTTCCACTCGACCTTTCCTCTCCTCCCTCActaccatcttcttcttcattttactTCCTCTGCAACAAAAACACATCAACCTCATATTCTTCTCCTTCCATGGCAACCGCTACCACCATGCCCTTCCTCTGTCGCGAACGCACCACCACTGCCGTCGCAAgggagaaaaacaaaaccctaaaaccgCCACCTTTCACCCGATATCCGGCGAACCATTcagtttttggaaaaaccaacaCCACCATTGAACTCCCCTCACcgtccgcaacaaaacccctCAATCGATTCGATGATCGGCCACTATCACTTCGGcgaccgccgccgccgccgtcttctccggcgagctttGTTTTGAGAAAGGAGGCCAATTTCTCGAAGCTCTTGATCTCCTCTTCCTAAATCCAAGGTCAAATCATTGTTTAGAGCTTTGATGGCCACTGAATCCAAGCTCTGAAGTGCTAAGAGTCGCCTTTAGATTCAAATGAAACAACTTGATCGCATTAAACAGAAAAATCATCATTCTTATTGATTTTGGACTAAGCATAATAACAAACAACATGTGGGCTAGAAGAATTGGCAAAAATGATAGAACGGAAAAATCATCAAGCCAAGGCATACATACCCGAGTCATAGCCACGGCAGCACAAGCAAGATTGAGCTTGGTCTTGAGATTAGCATGGTAATCCTCAGAATCAATAAGAACTGGAACGGTtggatcatttttatttttgacatcaaccattgaagatgaagaagaggaagaaggagaagtagAAGAACAAGGTTGTTCAGCCGCCATAGAAGAAGAAGCTTCCTTCAGAAACTACTGAAAAGCCCACTCTGAAGCACTCCGATTCATCTTTCCCGGTTCAATGGGGTTTTGACTTTGGTAAGGGagatgttgatgaagaagatgatgatgaaggatgaATTTTTGGGTTAAGATAAAGCTTAATCTCTTTTTCAGAATGTGAAAACCCTAAAACgcacaaaaaataaatttcatgaaATTGGATTACCACTTAACGAAATTACAAAAATGTTAGGACCATAACATAATtaatacaaatatatatttttttcttctgtttttcgttattttttaaaaagaaaaataaagaagtcAAAGTTTACGGTCAAAGCAACTCCTATTGGTCCACATCACTAAGGTATGATACAATTGTGGTATGGTAGTATTTACCTTCTTAGAATAGAAAGCGTTTTTGTTTGATGTTACCACTTTTCTAacatttcttcattatttccCTCTACGGATATAGAAAAAgttataaattgaaaaaaaaattgcattcatttaaattttaggattaaatatgttttagatCTCTGATTTTATAAAATCTCGTTGAAAAATATCTTTAAATATTATCtatgagaatttttttaatcaaattaaatcaTTGTGAATATGTGTCATTAGTTTTCACTAGAAAATTGTTCTCGTGATGAGCATCATGAACACGTgaattttttcacatcaattttaatcCTACTAAATTTTTTCGCCATTGTCACTCCCATACTTCGCAAAACTTCCATTCAAGTTAAAACATCTCACGTAGCCATTTGCACGACCTTGTGATTTGGAAGAGGATGAGGCATACAGAAATGAGATCATGGTGGTCTGGTTTTAGGGAAGAAGATGgacgaagaggaagaagaagttcAACGTTGACAGCAAAGTTTGGAggaagggggggggggtcaaTAATTGTGGGTTGATttaaaggaagaagatgaagttgatcAGAGTTTTTGGTTTGGGGATTATGATCTAGGTAAGTTGTAcggaagaaaatggaggaataAAATGAAtgtggaagagaaagaagaaggaggaagaggaaggatTTAATGTGATTTAAAAAATGTTAGGGACTTTAAATGATACTAAAAATTTCATGACACTTTAGAAGATGGACTTTTGAAGTGGTTTtagtgtaatttctctagaaaaaTGAGATACATGCTTTGAGAAGGTTAGTTTTTGGTGTGTAGTTCATCTTATGTCCATCTTAGGATACAATCACTTGCCCCTTCTTCTCTAGTCTCTGCTAATTTTAGCTCAATTTGTAGGATTTGTCAGTTACTAAATTTGGCTAGAGTGGTTCTCCAActaaatttacattttaagcttactttcttttccttcttttttttttacctgttaTAGAAGATGTGTATCGACCTATGCTGTAAGCAATAGCTGACAGGACAAGATATATCGTGCAAGAAAAGACTACCTATGCTGTAAGTTTTCTCTctttgtttctactttctactGTTGTTACTTATCTGTAAGGTTTCTAGAAAGTTTCCTGCTATAATCTCAGTTTCTCAAGCTTTCATTTTCAGGTTGTATGGAGTACTCTCCAAAATATAGCATTGATTTCTTTCCTAATTGATATTACTCTATTTGGATGGGCAACCAAGCAAGTTATAAATGTTATTCAGGTTGGTTCATGATACATTTATGCTTGATATTTAGATGATGATTGATGAGGTGTTGTATAATGTATCTATCTAGCTTTTTTACCAACCCCTACCCCATAAtgaaatgaggaagaagaaaagaagcaaagcatgtaagagaagaaaagaaaatccaaactccaaagaAAACCGAGCGGAACTTAATTGTCTATATTTTTCAGTTTGGAATATTCATCTTGACAGAGTAATGGGAAATTTGTATCCTTTgagaatttcatgaattttgttttatacgGGAAATATGTGCCGATTACGGCTTACAAATTTGTATGATTTGATTTTCAATCTATTGCTAGTTCATTGTTTCCTCACATTTGGCTTGCTATATGTCAATTTTTGTTTGAATGTCTGAGGTTATGCTACTAATTCTGCACAAGGGGTGGGAGAAGTgagcttttgtatttttttttcttcctatgaGATCATGACTAAGTAAGCTATgaaatttgttttccatggaCTGAGGATAATTTTGGCAGTTGCAGAATGAAATGTTCTCCTTGAATCTCATTTTTAGTAACtttttatatattatgaagCAGATTGAAATTCCTGAGAATGATTTGCAGGATAAATGCAAGAAAGCAAACAGGAGCTGCGCAAAAGGAAGGGAAGAGAAGCAAGATTCTAAGGTGGCTGCTACTTCTTTTCAATCTTTACTTGTAGAGTCAATCAAATATCTTTTGGTATTTCTTTCTTTATGCAGTATTGTTACTCTTATCCAGagcaattttttgttttcttatcaAGAGCAATAGAGCTTTATTAATTCATATTATGTgcatttaaatattaatatttgtaGGATGTTTAGAAAACCTCTTTAAATGGTTAACAAGTAAACTCCGCAATTAAATGATGTTAAAAATAAGTAGCCAAGGGAGGTTTAAAGCTGTAAATAATCTCTTGCATTTAAGGGAGGTTGAAAACTCCCGTTAAAAAAAGCTTGCggataagggaggtttaaaacccccgctaaatgcATATGCAGGTACCAGGGTTTGCTAAAAAACGCCGCTAATAATTTGTGGGGAGTGTAACttcgggatttttcaaaacccccgctaagtaactcgcgggggttgaaaacccccactaaatgaaaaaaaaaaccccactaaataactttttttttttttgtagtgcatGTAATGACTCCAActaaaatttaacaaatactTACTGTCAAACCCATTTCCAGCTCCATCTTTAAAGTTGATAGATAATCATGTAGGACACTCTAACACTAGCAATATcgtgcatgtttggttttcagttagaAAGTCCGTTTGAAGCATTGGAATTCGAGATCAGGATTTCCAATGCACATTCAGCCAACGGAATGCACTTGTTGGGTTGAGTGAATGTGCTTTCACACTCAcccaactgaaaaccaaacaggctCGATATCATCATTGGAAGAAAAACTAATACATTATACATCAAGGAAAGTATATAAAATGCTCTTGCATATTTTGTGGCTAGCAAGAAACATGAATATAAATCTTATTTGACACATTCTAAGATTTTATCTTCGAATAATACTGACTAATTGGAAATGCTAATTGTTTTAGCCCAAACACTTGTCCATTCAAATtgcctttgatttttttgaGTAAACAAGACATCAAATATATTCATTTTTCCTTGCCACTTCCCATTCATGTACCAGACATTCTACATATAgttcataatttttttcaaaatgaaaGTTGAATTAGAACAAAAAGATAAAAGGGGTAGGAGACAAATGCTTACTTGTCAGGCATCTTCATTTCCTTCCTCAAAGTCACCACCAGGGAGTGTTAGTAGGCTTTCTTTATACATATCAAAATATTTCAGAGAAAATTTGTCATCAATTCCATATGCATGACTCTCAAGCAGTTCCCCTTCATCATTATATTTCTGCAATCCTCCAGTGTCATCTGCTCCCAAAACACCACCACCTTCAATGGACCATATTGGCAAAAAGCGCTTGGGGGCATTAACAGAGATAACAAAAGTTTTAGTCCAAGAATCCTGCACTTTATACTCTTTCATGACCCATATCTCAGTCATTTCATAGTCATAATGACCTTCCTCCGGAAAATTTACACCTTCAGCCGAATAACATAGACTAAGACATCCTCCCAGTACACCCAAATGATATCCAGCATAACTCACCAATTTCTCATTCAACTCATATGAGAAAGGAATCTCTGTCAAACTCCTTTCCAGCAGATCAAATGCAATGATTACACAGTCTATTTCCTCAGATGTAACCACCCAATGCAGGGTCTGATTCAAATACAAACCAGTTAGTGTCCAAGGTCCACCAATTGCCATATACTCAACTTGATCACCATAAAAGGAGGGTACATTGGTTTTCAAAGACAAAACCCCAATTCGATTAGTCACCTGAGAAGGATGAAATTCACCCAATCTTATTAGAACAAACAAGTAGTCATCCTTTGATGGGTCATACCCAAAACCATGCAGATCACTGTCTAACAAATAATAAGGTGGGATTGTGTGGGTTGATGGGCCATCCCTAAAACAATACAGAGAACTAGATAACAAATCAAAATGTGAAATATTTGGGGTTAATAATGGGTCATACCATGAATCCCAGTGATCATAGGAAAGTGGAACTTTTCTGTGACAACCAGTTGAAGGGTTCCATACAATGAGATCATCCAATGATGGAGCAAGCTTCTTGGCTAAGAGAAGAATCCCTCTGCAAGAACCCAAGGTACGAAAATATGGGGCTGGGAATTTGAGGGTTACAACAGCAGAAGGGTTGCCAAGTGATGGTTGTAAATCCAGTGATTCAACATCAGAATCATGGTTGATTCTGTTGAGAAGGAGACGGTGGGTGGGTGCAGCAGCTAGGTGAAAATGGGCTTTGGCGAAATGGGGATTTGAAATGAAAGAGCGCCATGTAGGAGACACAGCTTTGAAGCGCATAAGAGACTTCACTGGTTGCCTTAGCAGAATGTCAACCATCAAATCGTGAGGAAGAACGCAGTTGAGATCCTCCTtcaccttcatcatcatcatcttgttCTTCAACGTTTCAGTTCACTAGGGCATAGAGGGTGTGACTGTGAGTGTTCTATGCATAGAGAGGGTTACTATATAGGCTGCGTTGTGGTTACTTAAGACTTTCCAATATGTGAGTGAAGCGTTGAGTTGAACGTGCTTTTTTAAGGTGCCCACTAGGTGGGAAAGTAAGAAACTGGTCCACCAGTGGACCACCCCTAAATACTATTGGATTAGAGAatcttgaaatattttttaaatcaacGGTTAGGATTTCTTGAAAACTAAAAAGGTAAAAATGTAAAGTGTTATAcacttctctctcttcctctccttcCTTTACTTTCCCAGGGAATTCAACCACCAGTCCATTGTCAAGACCTCCATAGCCAAAGCCAAACCATGCATCCTTCAATCCCTCCATCATCATTCACAAATAATTTCACAAATAAACTTAGGGGTGTAAGCGGGTATGGTCCGATCCGCGAATCCGATCAAACCGATCCGATCCGAACACATTATggtggattggattggatcattggtttggttcggattttttttactaaatccGATCACCATCGGTTCGAGTATCGGATTTGGGGATTGAAAAACCGatcaatccgaaccaacccaatgaaTTGAGAATTTTCTTACATTAAACTCAAACATTTTCAACTcattacattacatatttatatttgtattagagatttttttttttgaaatgatattagagatgttagttttatttggattatatgAATTATGTCATTATTGAATGTTATGTTCTTtaaaaatattggatttttctatattttttataattttgcacgtttttagaataattttcatgcatatttccaaataatatttttttatttagaatCCGACCAtccgaaccgaaccaatccaattgagatcgggttggtttggttcggttttaaaagtaaaaatcatgaaatccgaaccaacccaaaccGAACATGTTTGATTGGTTCGGATATTTAACCACcctaaatccgaaccaatccggtCCGATTACACCCCTAAATAAACTGATTTATTCTAAGAGGAAACAGAAATAAACTTCCAGAAGTCAATTCCAAAACAACTGAAGCAATCCCAAAATAAATTCCGGAAATCAAAATAATCAGATCTGAAGCAATCTCAAAATACATACCAGAAATCAATTCCAAAAATCAATTCATACAGAAAACTCaaaataattccaaaaaatACATAAGCTTGGGGTTAAATCTAGTGGTGGCACTATATTCTTGGCAGAAATCCCTGTGAGAGCACAACCCACTTCCCACAGTAACATTTAACAGTGGCGCAAATCAACAAAGAGACCACCGTGGCTTCAATCGACACTGAGTTATGGTGAAGAAACAGAGGAAACACGAAGAGGAA
This is a stretch of genomic DNA from Lotus japonicus ecotype B-129 chromosome 1, LjGifu_v1.2. It encodes these proteins:
- the LOC130716796 gene encoding F-box/kelch-repeat protein At3g23880-like, which encodes MMMMKVKEDLNCVLPHDLMVDILLRQPVKSLMRFKAVSPTWRSFISNPHFAKAHFHLAAAPTHRLLLNRINHDSDVESLDLQPSLGNPSAVVTLKFPAPYFRTLGSCRGILLLAKKLAPSLDDLIVWNPSTGCHRKVPLSYDHWDSWYDPLLTPNISHFDLLSSSLYCFRDGPSTHTIPPYYLLDSDLHGFGYDPSKDDYLFVLIRLGEFHPSQVTNRIGVLSLKTNVPSFYGDQVEYMAIGGPWTLTGLYLNQTLHWVVTSEEIDCVIIAFDLLERSLTEIPFSYELNEKLVSYAGYHLGVLGGCLSLCYSAEGVNFPEEGHYDYEMTEIWVMKEYKVQDSWTKTFVISVNAPKRFLPIWSIEGGGVLGADDTGGLQKYNDEGELLESHAYGIDDKFSLKYFDMYKESLLTLPGGDFEEGNEDA